The following are encoded together in the Salvia hispanica cultivar TCC Black 2014 chromosome 6, UniMelb_Shisp_WGS_1.0, whole genome shotgun sequence genome:
- the LOC125191667 gene encoding uncharacterized protein LOC125191667 isoform X1: MEGGFSIREYASRMRSINVVNCWPFDGDFSDQTVKSLLPPIVVKRFTWWLDELTSETAHKLTIHSQKQTYQRGETSSRNSAEEGVKAGKLKSLKGKMRATKKRSILEIFAVAPPAINPEKDGDDDDNNRASRKMKNTDAILRKALRAVKKIKRKKVEKRGDKIGVSDKLFQENRFKLKLRTQKSTGNSSVSYSKEVDTDIHDFSSIPKMKPRLQHLGLYKKLVPCNSSKFIEQNRHLELPVRSILKNPDREFSLKQSKNCILQLNPQKANKQVTFSENGEVLRLNQKPTKSVECFVKQKDCGSDVGNADYAVELEKDSTVLETSGSEDASTRTGKESGAGLETNEVFASFDVDSTTFGKQKYEGEYSTRSGWSDRRAMCSFNPQWSGHGLADAPDNTMDVFSPRFFHMPHDGYYKNGNMKLMTTSSKTTCRRLNKDMGTPRPIFPPLCFKDYLRTHPDASVSHPSNMRGAYKLTQASPENTVVNCAHSIHFQTFPRLSPNEMFQTFSSLPVGSQTVDVRGRRINSIDEEFVGLPLNSQGELIALNSSATREADHMMNSNVSGAQCIGLSLPSNAVSKFSGHDSEYRDLDSQTSSMGQLNLFPVESYVKENAVSVLPSRLGIIESQRENHHLDFLQTNYHPFHSRAKTICRGENQVRRCPENEKFQSTMRLMGKEFEVGGRSIQGFEDGRMWKDKQIIDELHYQNDPNEPSFRQLRETVFYPSEITVNHRSESTYPLPHFDSQTSSTCTSLFLTRTDDHAQKLYTGGLSSGTFSEVYNNKCLFSEPYANGYDSQLFTLELPTATAPYQELHSDMNPSATHLKNKQNLNYSPKSSIKFPFMHPDLDGNANSSWPPRSSLGLHPSCFDVSERAAQLGNSQSYALGRDHPYLNPGTSCAINDSVSFQPDDFFTFSPLSSGSALQSVAPSPLGPVPYYSGVLPVSNMQRKLGNPNMIKERFKSRIGIRSLDIGKKLNAPFKPLKRPILGFHEGHQRAVRKPDSCVGFEDTVKGMEGAEFEPCSVTQSPGFMMSDEQVPTIEDGQTIPPSSGSYVENARTSPIKITAGVKHVINPLRQKDHDSTSSTDHDISLPTTNIGFRFSDSENAAEMFSRKAPVFKQ, encoded by the exons ATGGAAGGGGGGTTTTCCATACG GGAATATGCTTCGAGGATGAGGAGCATAAACGTGGTGAACTGCTGGCCCTTCGATGGGGATTTCAGCGACCAAACTGTGAAATCGCTGCTGCCTCCAATCGTCGTCAAACGATTCACCTGGTGGCTTGATGAACTCACCTCCGAAACAGCCCACAAACTCACAATTCATTCTCAGAAACAGACCTACCAAAGGGGCGAAACGTCTTCTAGAAATTCAGCCGAGGAGGGCGTGAAAGCGGGGAAACTCAAGTCACTCAAAGGGAAAATGAGAGCCACCAAAAAGAGGTCAATTTTGGAGATATTTGCGGTGGCGCCGCCGGCTATAAACCCGGAGAAGGAtggagatgatgatgataataatCGAGCGTCgaggaagatgaagaataCAGATGCTATCTTGAGGAAGGCGTTGAGAGCCGTGAAGAAAATCAAGCGGAAGAAGGTGGAGAAACGGGGCGATAAGATCGGTGTTTCGGACAAG TTGTTTCAGGAAAATCGTTTTAAACTTAAACTGCGGACTCAGAAATCGACAGGAAACTCTAGTGTATCATACAGCAAGGAAGTAGACACTGACATTCATGATTTCTCATCCATCCCCAAGATGAAACCAAGACTACAGCATTTGGGTCTGTATAAGAAACTCGTGCCTTGTAATTCGTCTAAGTTTATTGAACAAAACCGACACCTGGAGCTTCCTGTGCGTAGTATTTTAAAGAATCCTGACAGAGAATTTTCCCTAAAGCAGTCAAAGAACTGTATCTTGCAGTTGAATCCCCAGAAGGCAAACAAACAGGTCACTTTCTCAGAGAATGGTGAAGTTCTTAGACTAAATCAAAAACCAACTAAATCTGTGGAATGTTTTGTGAAGCAAAAGGATTGTGGCTCCGATGTAGGCAATGCTGACTATGCTGTAGAGTTGGAAAAAGATTCAACTGTTTTGGAAACCAGTGGTAGTGAGGATGCTTCTACTAGAACAGGAAAGGAATCAGGTGCTGGACTTGAAACTAACGAGGTGTTCGCTAGCTTTGATGTTGATTCAACTACATTTGGAAAACAGAAATATGAAGGGGAATATTCTACCAGATCTGGATGGTCAGATAGACGTGCAATGTGCAGCTTTAATCCACAGTGGTCTGGCCATGGCCTAGCAGATGCTCCAGATAATACAATGGATGTCTTTTCTCCTAGGTTCTTTCACATGCCTCATGACGGGTactacaaaaatggaaatatgaaGCTGATGACAACCTCATCAAAAACTACCTGCAGGAGACTGAACAAAGATATGGGGACTCCTCGTCCCATATTTCCTCCATTGTGTTTCAAAGACTATCTGAGAACACATCCTGACGCTTCAGTATCTCACCCGTCAAATATGAGAGGGGCATACAAACTAACTCAAGCTTCTCCTGAAAACACAGTTGTAAATTGTGCTCATTCTATCCATTTTCAAACATTTCCACGTCTTTCTCCCAATGAAATGTTTCAGACTTTCTCATCACTACCAGTTGGGAGCCAGACTGTAGATGTTCGTGGAAGAAGGATCAATAGCATTGACGAGGAGTTTGTTGGATTACCTCTTAACTCACAAGGAGAGTTGATCGCGTTGAACTCGAGTGCCACGAGGGAGGCTGACCACATGATGAACTCAAATGTTAGCGGTGCTCAGTGTATTGGTTTATCTCTGCCAAGCAACGCCGTCTCAAAGTTCTCAGGCCATGATTCAGAGTACAGAGACTTGGATAGTCAAACGTCCTCAATGGGCCAGTTGAATCTTTTCCCTGTCGAGAGCTACGTGAAAGAGAATGCTGTTTCTGTTCTTCCATCAAGATTGGGCATCATTGAGTCTCAAAGAGAAAATCACCACTTGGATTTTCTTCAAACAAACTATCATCCCTTTCACAGTCGGGCAAAAACCATATGCAGAGGTGAAAATCAGGTTCGGAGGTGTCCTGAAAATGAGAAGTTTCAGTCAACAATGCGTTTGATGGGTAAGGAATTTGAAGTTGGGGGAAGAAGCATTCAAGGATTTGAGGATGGACGCATGTGGAAGGATAAGCAGATCATAGACGAGCTTCATTATCAAAATGATCCGAATGAACCATCTTTTAGGCAGTTGAGAGAAACTGTTTTCTATCCGTCAGAGATAACAGTCAATCACAGATCAGAAAGCACGTATCCTCTCCCTCACTTTGATAGTCAAACTAGCTCAACGTGCACGAGCTTGTTTCTTACAAGAACAGACGACCATGCTCAGAAATTATATACTGGTGGCCTTTCTTCAGGTACATTTTCTGAAGTTTATAACAACAAGTGTCTGTTCTCTGAGCCCTATGCCAACGGATACGACTCTCAGTTGTTTACCCTTGAGCTCCCTACAGCAACGGCTCCATATCAGGAACTACATTCTGATATGAATCCCAGTGCCACTCATCTGAAAAACAAGCAGAATCTGAATTACTCCCCAAAATCGTCCATCAAATTTCCTTTCATGCATCCAGATCTTGATGGGAATGCCAATTCTTCCTGGCCTCCAAGATCTTCTTTGGGCCTGCACCCTTCGTGCTTTGATGTCTCAGAAAGGGCAGCACAGTTAGGTAACAGCCAATCTTATGCACTGGGACGCGATCATCCATATCTGAACCCTGGAACTAGTTGCGCAATTAATGATTCAGTGTCCTTTCAACCCGATGATTTTTTCACGTTCAGTCCTTTGTCGTCCGGCTCTGCCTTGCAGTCTGTAGCTCCGTCTCCATTGGGTCCTGTGCCTTACTATTCCGGGGTTCTTCCTGTTTCTAATATGCAAAGAAAACTTGGAAATCCAAACATGATCAAAGAACGGTTCAAATCAAGGATTGGAATTAGAAGCCTTGACATTGGGAAGAAATTGAATGCTCCCTTTAAGCCCTTGAAGAGGCCTATCTTAGGATTCCATGAAGGTCATCAACGTGCTGTTAGAAAACCAGACTCCTGCGTTGGCTTTGAGGATACTGTTAAAGGTATGGAAGGTGCAGAATTTGAACCATGTTCAGTTACACAGAGTCCAGGATTCATGATGTCCGATGAACAGGTTCCGACTATTGAGGATGGACAAACTATTCCACCATCGTCGGGTTCCTACGTAGAGAATGCAAGAACCAGTCCCATCAAGATTACTGCTGGAGTGAAGCATGTAATAAATCCTCTTCGGCAAAAGGATCACGATAGCACCAGCTCTACAGATCACGACATCTCTCTGCCTACTACTAACATAGGTTTCAGATTCTCAGATTCTGAAAATGCAGCAGAGATGTTCAG CAGGAAAGCACCCGTGTTTAAGCAGTGA
- the LOC125191667 gene encoding uncharacterized protein LOC125191667 isoform X2, giving the protein MEGGFSIREYASRMRSINVVNCWPFDGDFSDQTVKSLLPPIVVKRFTWWLDELTSETAHKLTIHSQKQTYQRGETSSRNSAEEGVKAGKLKSLKGKMRATKKRSILEIFAVAPPAINPEKDGDDDDNNRASRKMKNTDAILRKALRAVKKIKRKKVEKRGDKIGVSDKENRFKLKLRTQKSTGNSSVSYSKEVDTDIHDFSSIPKMKPRLQHLGLYKKLVPCNSSKFIEQNRHLELPVRSILKNPDREFSLKQSKNCILQLNPQKANKQVTFSENGEVLRLNQKPTKSVECFVKQKDCGSDVGNADYAVELEKDSTVLETSGSEDASTRTGKESGAGLETNEVFASFDVDSTTFGKQKYEGEYSTRSGWSDRRAMCSFNPQWSGHGLADAPDNTMDVFSPRFFHMPHDGYYKNGNMKLMTTSSKTTCRRLNKDMGTPRPIFPPLCFKDYLRTHPDASVSHPSNMRGAYKLTQASPENTVVNCAHSIHFQTFPRLSPNEMFQTFSSLPVGSQTVDVRGRRINSIDEEFVGLPLNSQGELIALNSSATREADHMMNSNVSGAQCIGLSLPSNAVSKFSGHDSEYRDLDSQTSSMGQLNLFPVESYVKENAVSVLPSRLGIIESQRENHHLDFLQTNYHPFHSRAKTICRGENQVRRCPENEKFQSTMRLMGKEFEVGGRSIQGFEDGRMWKDKQIIDELHYQNDPNEPSFRQLRETVFYPSEITVNHRSESTYPLPHFDSQTSSTCTSLFLTRTDDHAQKLYTGGLSSGTFSEVYNNKCLFSEPYANGYDSQLFTLELPTATAPYQELHSDMNPSATHLKNKQNLNYSPKSSIKFPFMHPDLDGNANSSWPPRSSLGLHPSCFDVSERAAQLGNSQSYALGRDHPYLNPGTSCAINDSVSFQPDDFFTFSPLSSGSALQSVAPSPLGPVPYYSGVLPVSNMQRKLGNPNMIKERFKSRIGIRSLDIGKKLNAPFKPLKRPILGFHEGHQRAVRKPDSCVGFEDTVKGMEGAEFEPCSVTQSPGFMMSDEQVPTIEDGQTIPPSSGSYVENARTSPIKITAGVKHVINPLRQKDHDSTSSTDHDISLPTTNIGFRFSDSENAAEMFSRKAPVFKQ; this is encoded by the exons ATGGAAGGGGGGTTTTCCATACG GGAATATGCTTCGAGGATGAGGAGCATAAACGTGGTGAACTGCTGGCCCTTCGATGGGGATTTCAGCGACCAAACTGTGAAATCGCTGCTGCCTCCAATCGTCGTCAAACGATTCACCTGGTGGCTTGATGAACTCACCTCCGAAACAGCCCACAAACTCACAATTCATTCTCAGAAACAGACCTACCAAAGGGGCGAAACGTCTTCTAGAAATTCAGCCGAGGAGGGCGTGAAAGCGGGGAAACTCAAGTCACTCAAAGGGAAAATGAGAGCCACCAAAAAGAGGTCAATTTTGGAGATATTTGCGGTGGCGCCGCCGGCTATAAACCCGGAGAAGGAtggagatgatgatgataataatCGAGCGTCgaggaagatgaagaataCAGATGCTATCTTGAGGAAGGCGTTGAGAGCCGTGAAGAAAATCAAGCGGAAGAAGGTGGAGAAACGGGGCGATAAGATCGGTGTTTCGGACAAG GAAAATCGTTTTAAACTTAAACTGCGGACTCAGAAATCGACAGGAAACTCTAGTGTATCATACAGCAAGGAAGTAGACACTGACATTCATGATTTCTCATCCATCCCCAAGATGAAACCAAGACTACAGCATTTGGGTCTGTATAAGAAACTCGTGCCTTGTAATTCGTCTAAGTTTATTGAACAAAACCGACACCTGGAGCTTCCTGTGCGTAGTATTTTAAAGAATCCTGACAGAGAATTTTCCCTAAAGCAGTCAAAGAACTGTATCTTGCAGTTGAATCCCCAGAAGGCAAACAAACAGGTCACTTTCTCAGAGAATGGTGAAGTTCTTAGACTAAATCAAAAACCAACTAAATCTGTGGAATGTTTTGTGAAGCAAAAGGATTGTGGCTCCGATGTAGGCAATGCTGACTATGCTGTAGAGTTGGAAAAAGATTCAACTGTTTTGGAAACCAGTGGTAGTGAGGATGCTTCTACTAGAACAGGAAAGGAATCAGGTGCTGGACTTGAAACTAACGAGGTGTTCGCTAGCTTTGATGTTGATTCAACTACATTTGGAAAACAGAAATATGAAGGGGAATATTCTACCAGATCTGGATGGTCAGATAGACGTGCAATGTGCAGCTTTAATCCACAGTGGTCTGGCCATGGCCTAGCAGATGCTCCAGATAATACAATGGATGTCTTTTCTCCTAGGTTCTTTCACATGCCTCATGACGGGTactacaaaaatggaaatatgaaGCTGATGACAACCTCATCAAAAACTACCTGCAGGAGACTGAACAAAGATATGGGGACTCCTCGTCCCATATTTCCTCCATTGTGTTTCAAAGACTATCTGAGAACACATCCTGACGCTTCAGTATCTCACCCGTCAAATATGAGAGGGGCATACAAACTAACTCAAGCTTCTCCTGAAAACACAGTTGTAAATTGTGCTCATTCTATCCATTTTCAAACATTTCCACGTCTTTCTCCCAATGAAATGTTTCAGACTTTCTCATCACTACCAGTTGGGAGCCAGACTGTAGATGTTCGTGGAAGAAGGATCAATAGCATTGACGAGGAGTTTGTTGGATTACCTCTTAACTCACAAGGAGAGTTGATCGCGTTGAACTCGAGTGCCACGAGGGAGGCTGACCACATGATGAACTCAAATGTTAGCGGTGCTCAGTGTATTGGTTTATCTCTGCCAAGCAACGCCGTCTCAAAGTTCTCAGGCCATGATTCAGAGTACAGAGACTTGGATAGTCAAACGTCCTCAATGGGCCAGTTGAATCTTTTCCCTGTCGAGAGCTACGTGAAAGAGAATGCTGTTTCTGTTCTTCCATCAAGATTGGGCATCATTGAGTCTCAAAGAGAAAATCACCACTTGGATTTTCTTCAAACAAACTATCATCCCTTTCACAGTCGGGCAAAAACCATATGCAGAGGTGAAAATCAGGTTCGGAGGTGTCCTGAAAATGAGAAGTTTCAGTCAACAATGCGTTTGATGGGTAAGGAATTTGAAGTTGGGGGAAGAAGCATTCAAGGATTTGAGGATGGACGCATGTGGAAGGATAAGCAGATCATAGACGAGCTTCATTATCAAAATGATCCGAATGAACCATCTTTTAGGCAGTTGAGAGAAACTGTTTTCTATCCGTCAGAGATAACAGTCAATCACAGATCAGAAAGCACGTATCCTCTCCCTCACTTTGATAGTCAAACTAGCTCAACGTGCACGAGCTTGTTTCTTACAAGAACAGACGACCATGCTCAGAAATTATATACTGGTGGCCTTTCTTCAGGTACATTTTCTGAAGTTTATAACAACAAGTGTCTGTTCTCTGAGCCCTATGCCAACGGATACGACTCTCAGTTGTTTACCCTTGAGCTCCCTACAGCAACGGCTCCATATCAGGAACTACATTCTGATATGAATCCCAGTGCCACTCATCTGAAAAACAAGCAGAATCTGAATTACTCCCCAAAATCGTCCATCAAATTTCCTTTCATGCATCCAGATCTTGATGGGAATGCCAATTCTTCCTGGCCTCCAAGATCTTCTTTGGGCCTGCACCCTTCGTGCTTTGATGTCTCAGAAAGGGCAGCACAGTTAGGTAACAGCCAATCTTATGCACTGGGACGCGATCATCCATATCTGAACCCTGGAACTAGTTGCGCAATTAATGATTCAGTGTCCTTTCAACCCGATGATTTTTTCACGTTCAGTCCTTTGTCGTCCGGCTCTGCCTTGCAGTCTGTAGCTCCGTCTCCATTGGGTCCTGTGCCTTACTATTCCGGGGTTCTTCCTGTTTCTAATATGCAAAGAAAACTTGGAAATCCAAACATGATCAAAGAACGGTTCAAATCAAGGATTGGAATTAGAAGCCTTGACATTGGGAAGAAATTGAATGCTCCCTTTAAGCCCTTGAAGAGGCCTATCTTAGGATTCCATGAAGGTCATCAACGTGCTGTTAGAAAACCAGACTCCTGCGTTGGCTTTGAGGATACTGTTAAAGGTATGGAAGGTGCAGAATTTGAACCATGTTCAGTTACACAGAGTCCAGGATTCATGATGTCCGATGAACAGGTTCCGACTATTGAGGATGGACAAACTATTCCACCATCGTCGGGTTCCTACGTAGAGAATGCAAGAACCAGTCCCATCAAGATTACTGCTGGAGTGAAGCATGTAATAAATCCTCTTCGGCAAAAGGATCACGATAGCACCAGCTCTACAGATCACGACATCTCTCTGCCTACTACTAACATAGGTTTCAGATTCTCAGATTCTGAAAATGCAGCAGAGATGTTCAG CAGGAAAGCACCCGTGTTTAAGCAGTGA
- the LOC125191667 gene encoding uncharacterized protein LOC125191667 isoform X3, whose amino-acid sequence MEGGFSIREYASRMRSINVVNCWPFDGDFSDQTVKSLLPPIVVKRFTWWLDELTSETAHKLTIHSQKQTYQRGETSSRNSAEEGVKAGKLKSLKGKMRATKKRSILEIFAVAPPAINPEKDGDDDDNNRASRKMKNTDAILRKALRAVKKIKRKKVEKRGDKIGVSDKLFQENRFKLKLRTQKSTGNSSVSYSKEVDTDIHDFSSIPKMKPRLQHLGLYKKLVPCNSSKFIEQNRHLELPVRSILKNPDREFSLKQSKNCILQLNPQKANKQVTFSENGEVLRLNQKPTKSVECFVKQKDCGSDVGNADYAVELEKDSTVLETSGSEDASTRTGKESGAGLETNEVFASFDVDSTTFGKQKYEGEYSTRSGWSDRRAMCSFNPQWSGHGLADAPDNTMDVFSPRFFHMPHDGYYKNGNMKLMTTSSKTTCRRLNKDMGTPRPIFPPLCFKDYLRTHPDASVSHPSNMRGAYKLTQASPENTVVNCAHSIHFQTFPRLSPNEMFQTFSSLPVGSQTVDVRGRRINSIDEEFVGLPLNSQGELIALNSSATREADHMMNSNVSGAQCIGLSLPSNAVSKFSGHDSEYRDLDSQTSSMGQLNLFPVESYVKENAVSVLPSRLGIIESQRENHHLDFLQTNYHPFHSRAKTICRGENQVRRCPENEKFQSTMRLMGKEFEVGGRSIQGFEDGRMWKDKQIIDELHYQNDPNEPSFRQLRETVFYPSEITVNHRSESTYPLPHFDSQTSSTCTSLFLTRTDDHAQKLYTGGLSSGTFSEVYNNKCLFSEPYANGYDSQLFTLELPTATAPYQELHSDMNPSATHLKNKQNLNYSPKSSIKFPFMHPDLDGNANSSWPPRSSLGLHPSCFDVSERAAQLGNSQSYALGRDHPYLNPGTSCAINDSVSFQPDDFFTFSPLSSGSALQSVAPSPLGPVPYYSGVLPVSNMQRKLGNPNMIKERFKSRIGIRSLDIGKKLNAPFKPLKRPILGFHEGHQRAVRKPDSCVGFEDTVKGMEGAEFEPCSVTQSPGFMMSDEQVPTIEDGQTIPPSSGSYVENARTSPIKITAGVKHVINPLRQKDHDSTSSTDHDISLPTTNIGFRFSDSENAAEMFRC is encoded by the exons ATGGAAGGGGGGTTTTCCATACG GGAATATGCTTCGAGGATGAGGAGCATAAACGTGGTGAACTGCTGGCCCTTCGATGGGGATTTCAGCGACCAAACTGTGAAATCGCTGCTGCCTCCAATCGTCGTCAAACGATTCACCTGGTGGCTTGATGAACTCACCTCCGAAACAGCCCACAAACTCACAATTCATTCTCAGAAACAGACCTACCAAAGGGGCGAAACGTCTTCTAGAAATTCAGCCGAGGAGGGCGTGAAAGCGGGGAAACTCAAGTCACTCAAAGGGAAAATGAGAGCCACCAAAAAGAGGTCAATTTTGGAGATATTTGCGGTGGCGCCGCCGGCTATAAACCCGGAGAAGGAtggagatgatgatgataataatCGAGCGTCgaggaagatgaagaataCAGATGCTATCTTGAGGAAGGCGTTGAGAGCCGTGAAGAAAATCAAGCGGAAGAAGGTGGAGAAACGGGGCGATAAGATCGGTGTTTCGGACAAG TTGTTTCAGGAAAATCGTTTTAAACTTAAACTGCGGACTCAGAAATCGACAGGAAACTCTAGTGTATCATACAGCAAGGAAGTAGACACTGACATTCATGATTTCTCATCCATCCCCAAGATGAAACCAAGACTACAGCATTTGGGTCTGTATAAGAAACTCGTGCCTTGTAATTCGTCTAAGTTTATTGAACAAAACCGACACCTGGAGCTTCCTGTGCGTAGTATTTTAAAGAATCCTGACAGAGAATTTTCCCTAAAGCAGTCAAAGAACTGTATCTTGCAGTTGAATCCCCAGAAGGCAAACAAACAGGTCACTTTCTCAGAGAATGGTGAAGTTCTTAGACTAAATCAAAAACCAACTAAATCTGTGGAATGTTTTGTGAAGCAAAAGGATTGTGGCTCCGATGTAGGCAATGCTGACTATGCTGTAGAGTTGGAAAAAGATTCAACTGTTTTGGAAACCAGTGGTAGTGAGGATGCTTCTACTAGAACAGGAAAGGAATCAGGTGCTGGACTTGAAACTAACGAGGTGTTCGCTAGCTTTGATGTTGATTCAACTACATTTGGAAAACAGAAATATGAAGGGGAATATTCTACCAGATCTGGATGGTCAGATAGACGTGCAATGTGCAGCTTTAATCCACAGTGGTCTGGCCATGGCCTAGCAGATGCTCCAGATAATACAATGGATGTCTTTTCTCCTAGGTTCTTTCACATGCCTCATGACGGGTactacaaaaatggaaatatgaaGCTGATGACAACCTCATCAAAAACTACCTGCAGGAGACTGAACAAAGATATGGGGACTCCTCGTCCCATATTTCCTCCATTGTGTTTCAAAGACTATCTGAGAACACATCCTGACGCTTCAGTATCTCACCCGTCAAATATGAGAGGGGCATACAAACTAACTCAAGCTTCTCCTGAAAACACAGTTGTAAATTGTGCTCATTCTATCCATTTTCAAACATTTCCACGTCTTTCTCCCAATGAAATGTTTCAGACTTTCTCATCACTACCAGTTGGGAGCCAGACTGTAGATGTTCGTGGAAGAAGGATCAATAGCATTGACGAGGAGTTTGTTGGATTACCTCTTAACTCACAAGGAGAGTTGATCGCGTTGAACTCGAGTGCCACGAGGGAGGCTGACCACATGATGAACTCAAATGTTAGCGGTGCTCAGTGTATTGGTTTATCTCTGCCAAGCAACGCCGTCTCAAAGTTCTCAGGCCATGATTCAGAGTACAGAGACTTGGATAGTCAAACGTCCTCAATGGGCCAGTTGAATCTTTTCCCTGTCGAGAGCTACGTGAAAGAGAATGCTGTTTCTGTTCTTCCATCAAGATTGGGCATCATTGAGTCTCAAAGAGAAAATCACCACTTGGATTTTCTTCAAACAAACTATCATCCCTTTCACAGTCGGGCAAAAACCATATGCAGAGGTGAAAATCAGGTTCGGAGGTGTCCTGAAAATGAGAAGTTTCAGTCAACAATGCGTTTGATGGGTAAGGAATTTGAAGTTGGGGGAAGAAGCATTCAAGGATTTGAGGATGGACGCATGTGGAAGGATAAGCAGATCATAGACGAGCTTCATTATCAAAATGATCCGAATGAACCATCTTTTAGGCAGTTGAGAGAAACTGTTTTCTATCCGTCAGAGATAACAGTCAATCACAGATCAGAAAGCACGTATCCTCTCCCTCACTTTGATAGTCAAACTAGCTCAACGTGCACGAGCTTGTTTCTTACAAGAACAGACGACCATGCTCAGAAATTATATACTGGTGGCCTTTCTTCAGGTACATTTTCTGAAGTTTATAACAACAAGTGTCTGTTCTCTGAGCCCTATGCCAACGGATACGACTCTCAGTTGTTTACCCTTGAGCTCCCTACAGCAACGGCTCCATATCAGGAACTACATTCTGATATGAATCCCAGTGCCACTCATCTGAAAAACAAGCAGAATCTGAATTACTCCCCAAAATCGTCCATCAAATTTCCTTTCATGCATCCAGATCTTGATGGGAATGCCAATTCTTCCTGGCCTCCAAGATCTTCTTTGGGCCTGCACCCTTCGTGCTTTGATGTCTCAGAAAGGGCAGCACAGTTAGGTAACAGCCAATCTTATGCACTGGGACGCGATCATCCATATCTGAACCCTGGAACTAGTTGCGCAATTAATGATTCAGTGTCCTTTCAACCCGATGATTTTTTCACGTTCAGTCCTTTGTCGTCCGGCTCTGCCTTGCAGTCTGTAGCTCCGTCTCCATTGGGTCCTGTGCCTTACTATTCCGGGGTTCTTCCTGTTTCTAATATGCAAAGAAAACTTGGAAATCCAAACATGATCAAAGAACGGTTCAAATCAAGGATTGGAATTAGAAGCCTTGACATTGGGAAGAAATTGAATGCTCCCTTTAAGCCCTTGAAGAGGCCTATCTTAGGATTCCATGAAGGTCATCAACGTGCTGTTAGAAAACCAGACTCCTGCGTTGGCTTTGAGGATACTGTTAAAGGTATGGAAGGTGCAGAATTTGAACCATGTTCAGTTACACAGAGTCCAGGATTCATGATGTCCGATGAACAGGTTCCGACTATTGAGGATGGACAAACTATTCCACCATCGTCGGGTTCCTACGTAGAGAATGCAAGAACCAGTCCCATCAAGATTACTGCTGGAGTGAAGCATGTAATAAATCCTCTTCGGCAAAAGGATCACGATAGCACCAGCTCTACAGATCACGACATCTCTCTGCCTACTACTAACATAGGTTTCAGATTCTCAGATTCTGAAAATGCAGCAGAGATGTTCAGGTGCTAA